CGCGTTCGGCCTCTTCTGGTGGACAACCGTGGCCGGACGCCTGTGGTGCGGCTATGCCTGCCCGCAGACGGTCTATACCGAAATCATGCTGTGGATCGACCATTTCGTCGAAGGCGACCGCAACAAGCGCATGAAGCTCGACAAAGAGCCGTGGAATCTGCGCAAAATCCGCATCAAATTCACTAAATACCTGATTATCTTCGCCGTTTGCGCCTGGACCGGCATCACCTTCGCCGGCTGGTTTACCCCCATCCGCGAATTCGTCCCCGCCGTATTCACCATGCAGGCCGGCGGCACGGCATTGTTTGCCGCCGCCTTCTACGGCTTCGTAACCTGGCTGTTTGCCCACCAAATGCGCGAGCAGGTGTGCAAACACATGTGCCCCTACGCCCGCTTCCAAAGCGCGATGTTCGACCCCGACACCCTCATCATCTCGTACGACACCGAACGCGGCGAACCGCGCGGCGCGCGCAAAAAAACCGTCGCGCGCGGCGAAACCGACTTGGGCGACTGCATCAACTGCACCATGTGCGTGCAGGTCTGCCCCGTCGGCATCGACATCCGCGACGGCCTGCAATACGAATGCATCGGCTGCGCCGCCTGCATCGACGCCTGCGACGAAGTCATGGACAAAATGGGCTACCCGCGCGGCCTCATCCGCTACACCACCGAAAACGTGCTCGAACACAAATACACCGACGGCGACATCAAAAAACAAATGCTGCGCCCGCGCGTCATCGGCTATGGTGCCGTGCTGGCCGCTGCCGTCGTCGCCTTCCTCATCGGTGTGTCCACCCGCCAGACCCTGCGCGTGGACATCATCAAAGACCGCGGCGTGATGGTGCGCGAAAACAGCAAAGGCTGGCTCGAAAACGCCTACAACCTGCGCATCATCAACAACAGCGAAAAACCGCAAACCGTAACCGCCTCCGTAACCGGCTTCGACGACATCAAACTCACCGGCCTGCCCGCAGGCGGCATCAAAATCGGCAGCAGGGAAACCGTAACCGTCCCCGTCCAGGTCTCCACCATCCCCGAATACGCCGACAAAGGCAGCCACCCCATCGAGTTCGCCTTCACCTACCGCGAAGACGGCCGCGACGGTAGCCGCACCATCACCGAAAAATCCAACTTCATCGGAGAATAAACCATGACCGACCGGCAGCAATCGAAAGTCTGGTACAAAGAACCCTGGCCGTGGCTCTTAATGTCCGGCCCCCTCATCGTCGTTGTCGCCGCCTTCGCAACCCTCTGGCTCGCCGCCAACAACAACTCCGACCTCGTCAGCGACGACTACTACAAAGACGGCAAACACATCGACCTCGACATCAAGCGCGACAGTGCCGCCGTCGAGCGCGGCATCAACGCCCAACTGCTCATCAGCCCCGACGGCAGCGCGGCGCGCGTCTACGTCTCCGGCCGCTTCGACGACAAAGTCCCCCTGCGCCTCACCCTCATGCACCCGGCCAAAAAAGAATTCGACCAAAGCATCGAACTGCAACGCTCCCCCGCCCCAAAATCCGGCGACAAAACCGAATACACCGGCCGCTTCGCCAAACTGCCCCCCTCGAAACACTGGTACGTCCGCCTCGAAGACACCGCCCGCGTCTGGCGCGTGGAAAACAAATGGATCGTCGGACAAGGCGGCGCGGTCAGCCTCAACCCCATGAAAAACCTCGCCGAAGCGGCGGGCAGACAAGCAGGCGGCGCGGCACACTGAACACCCCGCCGCCACATACTTTGAGGCCGTCTGAAAAACATGTTTTACGGTTTCGGCTGCGCCGAAGCTGCGCTTTCAGACGGCCTCAAAATCAGTAGGTCGGGCATTCATGCCCGACATGTTTAAATTTCCGACAATGGGCAGTCGGGCATAAATGCCCGACCTACGGATTTCGGTGGGATGAGTGTAGGGTGTGTGGCGCAAGCCACGCACGCGGTTTCCTTCGCAGCGGTTGTCCGAAAGCAATTTAAAAAACGAAAGGCCGTCTGAAAAACCGTTCCACAGTAGTAGTTGCAGGTCGGATTCTCGAATCCGACATTTTCCCGCAGCATCACCCCGCCGCGAGGGATGTCGGATACAAGTATCCGGCCTACGGCTGCCAACAGGTAGTTGGCTGCGCCGAAGCTGCGCTTTCAGACGGCCTCAAAATCAGTAGGTCGGGCATTCATGCCCGACATGTTTAAATTTCCGACAATGGGCAGTCTGGCATAAATGCCCGACCTACGGATTTCGGCGGGATGAGTGCAGGACGTGTTGCCCCGAAGCAGCGCACATGGTTTCCGCGTGCGGCAGCCGTTCGGACAATGCAATTCAAGAAGGCAAGAGGCCGTCTGAAAACGCGTTTTACGCTTTTCAGACGGCCTCTGCCATTCAACAGGCAGGTTGGATCAAGACACGACACCCGCGCAACCCTGCCGATGTTGGGTTTGAACCCAAGCTACCCGCTGCCGCTAAGGTAGGGTGTGTCGCCCCGCGACGCACGCGTTCCCTGCCCTGCAACACATGCCCGCATCCCGCAAGCCCAAAAACCGCGTGCGTGCCTGCGGCACACACCCTACGCAAAGGCTTGGAGGCTGTCTGAAAGCGCGGCTTCGGCGCAGCCAAAACCGTAAAACACGTTTTCAGACGGCCTCCAAGCCTTTGCGGCGGCCAAACCACAGCGCGGCGGCGAAAAACACCAACTGCGCCAGATTAAAGGTTGCGCCGCCAACCGCCGCCGCCACCGGCGAATGCGGGAACAGGCTGCACGACAACCCGACCGCCAGCCCGACAGGCAGCGGATTGAACCACGCGGCGGCGCACGGCAGGCGGGTTTGCCCGCGCAGGGCCTGCACCAGCAGAATCAGAAATGCCGCCGCCGCGCAGCCCACAGAAGCCCACCAATGGACGGCGAGCATACGGTAGAAAGCGGCAAACTGCGCCAGCAGCAGCGCATGATCGGCAGGCGCGGCACTCGGCAGCGTCTGCGCCGACATACCCAGATAGTAAAAACCCGCATGCCCCAGCGGCGAGAGCGCGTAAGCCGCAAACAACAGCGCAAAACAGCACGCCGCCGCCCCGCTCCGCCGCATCAGCCGGTACACGCCGAAAGCGGCGGCCAGATACAGTGCCGCAGAGAACGTGGCGGGCAATACGCCCCAAAACAGCCGTTCGGGCGAACCGTCCAGCATCAGCAAGGCCAAATCCGCTTTTCCATCCAAATCCGCCGCCAGCGTTTGCGACAACAACGGATATTTTTCCGGCGCGGGCACAAAGCCCACCAGCAGCATATCCGCCGCCGCCCAGCAGACCGCCGCCAACGCGCCCGCCGCCAGCAGCGGCTGCGTGGCAATGACATGGCCGCCGCGTTTTTCAGACGGCCTTTCCGCTTCGGCCGCCGCATCTGTTTTGCCCATGGCATCCTCCTTTTCGTTTGCCGGCTGTTTGAGGCCGTCTGAAAAACGGTTTCAGACGGCCTCAAACGCCGTTCCGTTTCATATAAACCGCTGCGATTAAAGCACATTCCCGCCCGCCGTCCAAACCGCCCGCGCCTGATGCGCGGTTTTTCAGACGGCCTTGATGGTAAAATGCCGCCGTTTTCCACTCTCCCACCGTTTGATGACCATCCTCCAAGCCCTTTTCGTCCTCGTGCTGCTGATTACCGTCAGCGCATTCGTTTCCAGTGCCGAACTCTCGCTGGCCTCGGCGCGCAAAATCAAGCTGCAAGTGATGGCCAAAGACGGCGGCGACACCCGCGCGCTCGACGTGCTCAATATGCAGCAGCAGCCGGGCAGCTTCATCACCATCGTCCAAATCGGCCTCAACGCCGTGGCGATTCTGGCCGGTATTGTCGGCGAAGCGGCGGTGCGCCCCTATTTCGCCGCTTGGTTTGCCCGTTTCGGCACTTGGGGTGAAACCACCGCGCCGCTGCTCACCTTCGTTCTGGTAACCGGCAGCTTCATCCTTGTGGCCGACCTGATGCCCAAACGGCTGGCCATAACCTATCCCGAAGCCGTGGCCGTGCGCATCGTGCGGCCGATGATGTTTCTGATTTTCCTGTTGAAACCCTTTGTCTGGATATTCGACGGCCTGGCCAACGCCGTGTTCAAGCTGCTGAAAATCCCCACCGTGCGCCAAGAGCAGCTCACCTCCGAAGACATCTACGCCGTGGTTGATGCCGGCGCGCAGGCGGGCGTGCTCAAACAGCAGGAACACTACCTGATTGAAAACATCTTCGACATGCAGGCGCGCACCGTTACCTCCACCATGAGCACGCGCGAATACATTGCCTATTTCGACAAAAACGACGACAGCGCAACCGTGCTCGAAGCCATGTCGGAAAAGCCGCACAACAAATTCCTCGTTTGCGACGGCGACTTGGAGCGCGTCATCGGCTACATCGAATCGCACACCCTGTTAACCCTGTTTCTCAAAGAAAAAAGCGTGCGCCTCACCGACAAGCGCGTGCTGCGCAAAGCCCTGTTCATCCCCGACACGCTGTCGCTGTACGACGTGTTGGAAACCTTCAAAACCTCGGGCGAGGATTTCGCCGTGGTCGTCAACGAATACGCGCTGGTGGTCGGCGTGGTAACGCTCAAAGACGTGATGAGCATCGTGATGGGCGAGCTGGTCAACACCGAAGAAGAGCCGCAAATCATCCGCCGCACCGAAGATACTTGGCTGGTGGACGGCGCGACCCCGCTCGCCGACGTCATGCGTGCGCTGGACATCGAAGCCTTCCCCAACTCGGAAAACTACGAAACCATCGCTGGCTTTATGATGTATTCCCTGCGCAAAATCCCGAAACGCACCGATTTTCTGGTGTACGGCCGCTACAAATTTGAAATCATCGACACCGAAAACCTCAAAATCGACCAGCTTTTGGTAACCCGGCAGGACGTTGCGGCAGATTGATTGTAGTAGGGCAAAATAGGAAATACACATCGTAGGCCGGGCTTTAGCCCGGCTGACCCGTTATTTCCCAATATTCCCGGGCTGAAGCCCGGCCTGCATTCTGAGCCAAGGCAGGTTGGGTCGAAACCCAACATCTGCGCAACCTGACCTACCCGCCTGATTCCGTCATTCCCGTGCAGGCGGGAATCTTCTCCGGCATTCGGCCATGCTTGAAAGAACAAACAGTTGCGCAACCTCGCCAAGATTCCCGCCTGCGCGGGAATGACGTCGGTAGAAGTTTCGTAGGGTGCGTCGCCCGAGGCGGCGCACGCGTTCTCCATTTTTTAATGCGAAAGGCCGTCTGAAAAACCGCTTTTACGGTTTTCAGACGGCCTCCCGTTTCCCCACCGCACAAGCAACCGCCGCAACACACAAACCGCGTGCCTGGCTTACGCCATACACCCTACCGAGCGGCAGAGGCCGTCTGAAAACGAAGTTTCGGCGCAGCCAAAACCGGTTTTCAGACGGCCTTTCGGTTTGCACAGCCCAAAGCTGTGGCAAGACCCTACTGCGGCAGGCGCACTGCCAAATCCTGCGGCCAGGCGGTGTTGGCGTCGGTTTTGACGTAGCCGTTGCCGGTCATGCCGCCTTTGAGCAGGCCGCTGTATTTGGCGGCGGTGTCGGCAGGGATTTTCAGCTTCACTTTAAACATCAGCTTGGCGCGTTCGTTTTCGGTTTCCACCGATTTGGGCGTGAACTGCGCCTCGGTGGCGACAAACTTGATTTGCGCGGGGAACACGGCGTCCACGCTGTCGAGCCGGATGCGCGCCTCGCCGCCCACTTTCAGACGGCCTGCGTCGTGGTTGGGCAGAAAAATGTTCATCGACACGTCGGTCGGGTCGAGCAGGCTGACCACTTTCGAGCCGGAGGCCACCACGCTGCCGACTTCGGCGATTTTGTATTCCACCCGTCCGGCAATCGGCGCGCGGATATTCATGTCGTCGTTGGCCGACGCGGCCGATTTCACGGCGGCGGCGGCCTGCTGCGCGCCCGCCTGCGCCTCGGCTTCGGCGGCGCGGCTCTGGGCGACGGTGGACTGCGCTTCGGCGTGGGCGGCCTCGGCGGCCTTCACGGCGGCGGCGGCGCGTTCGTAGTCGGCGCGGCGGCGTTCGGCCTCGGCGGGGGAAACCAGGTTGTCGGACAACATCTTGCGGGCGTTGTCCCATTCCATTTTCGCCACGCGCTGCTGCTGGCGGGCGGCCTCGATATTGGCCTCGGCGCGCGCCACGGTGCGCCGCATCTGTTCGCCGGCCGCCTGCGCCCGCTGTATCGCCTCGCGCTGGCGCAGTTCGGCCGCCCGCGCTTCTTCCAGACGGCTGCTGCTGGTGTCGGACGAGAGTTCGGCCAGAATGTCGCCCGCCTTCACATCCGCGCCCTCCTCGGCCTGCATGGTTTTGACGCGGCCGGGGTAGAGGCTGGCCACGTCGATGCGGTTCAGTTCCAGCCGCCCGTTGGAGGAGGCGATGCCCGCAGGCAGGGCGGACGCGTGCTGTGCGCGGTAGTAGAAGAAACCGCCCGCCGCCGCCAGCGCGGCAGCGGGCAGCAGCCAAATCGCTTTGTTCATTGTTCTGCTTTCTGAAAGGGAGGGAAAACGGCGGTCATGATAAGGTTTCCCGCCCGCCGCAGGCAAGCGCGGCGGCCGCAAATGTGGCAAAGGCCGTCTGAAAAGGCGGTATGCCGTTTTTCAGACGGCCTTTGCCAGCGGCGGTGCAAGCTGATAAAGTGCCGCCGTTTTTGAAAAGAAAGGCGTTTTTATGTACAGAACAAGCATGCTTGCCGCCCTGATTGCCGCCGCGCCGGTGGTGCAGGCGGCGCAAAACCACCCCGCGCAGCAGCAGGTGCAGCAGAACATCGACGCGGTGATGGACATCGTGAAAAACAAATCGCTCAACGAAGAGCAGCGCATCCGCCGCGTGGAGCAGTATGCCGACCGCTTCCTCGACTACGAACGGCTCTCGGCCACCGCCGTCGGCCTGCCCTGGCGGCAGTTTTCCGCCGCGCAGAAGCAGGAATTCATCCGCGCGTTCAAAGACATGATTATCGCCATGTATGCCCGCTCCGCCATGATGAACGCCGAACGCGCCGAGGTGAAAGTGCTGCCGAAAATGACGACCCACGGCAACAAAACCGATGTTTACTCGGAAATCGTAACCCCCTCGGGCAAGAAATACGAAGTGGGTTACCAGCTCTACCAAAACGGCAGCGTTTACAAGCTCTACAACATCCAGGTGGACGGCGTGAGCATCGTTACCGTGTACCGCAACCAGTTCGGCGAACTCATCGCGCAAAAAGGCATCGACGGCATGATCGGCGCGGTGAAAAACAAAAGCCTGAAAAAAGCCGAATAAACTCCTTTTCAGACGGCCTTTGATCTGTTGCGAAACATGAAGAGGCCGTCTGAAAAACCGTTTTCCCCACCAACCCCGCAAAGGAAACCCCATGAGCAAAGTAACCCTGCAAGGCAACCCCGTCGAAATCGGCGGCAGCTTCCCCGCCGCCGGAGCCGCCGCACCCGCCCTGTCGCTGGCCGCCGGCGATTTGTCCGACAAAACGCTGGCCGATTTCGCCGGCAAACGCAAAGTGCTGAACATCTTCCCCAGCGTGGACACCAACGTCTGCGCCCAGTCGGTGCGCACCTTCAACGAACGCGCCTCCTCGCTGGACAACGCCGTGGTGCTGTGCATCTCCGCCGACCTGCCCTTCGCCCAGGCGCGCTTCTGCGGCGCGGAAGGGCTGGACAACGTGGTGTCCCTCTCCACCTTCCGCAGCAGCTTCGCCCGCGACTGGGGCGTGGCCATTGAAAGCGGCCCGCTGCGCGGCCTCACCGCCCGCGCCGTGGTGGTTTTGGACGAAAACGACAAAGTGCTGCACGCCGAACTCGTCCCCGAAATCGCCCGCGAACCGGACTACGACGCCGCGCTGACCGTGTTGTAAACACATCGTTTTTGCAAGTTGAGGCCGTCTGAAAAACCTGTTTTACCGTTTTCAGACGGCCTCAAAGCGTATCCGCCGGTTGGACAGAGGCCGTCTGAAAACCGCATTTCCGGTTTTCAGACGGCCTTTTCCGCTTCAATTGACATGGATTAAGCCGCCAAAACGGCGCGCCGCTAAAATCGCGTTTTTCAAAAACCATACCAATAAGGGAAAACGACATGGCCTATTTTGATTGGACACCGGACTTGGACAGCGGCATCGCGCTGGTGGACGAGCAGCACAAAATCCTCGTGCGCTGCATCAACGAACTGCACGAAGCCAACAGCCGCAAGGATTTCGCGGCAGAAGGGAAAATCATCGAAGACTTAATCCGCTACACCGTCGAGCATTTCACCGACGAAGAACGGCTGATGGACGAGGCGGGCTACTCCCTGTCCAAACAACATAAAGCGATACACCAGCGTTTTGTTTCCAAAGTGGGCGAAATGCAGCAAAGCCACCAGGCGGGGCAGGACATCGGCCAGACACTTCTGGACGTGCTGCATTCGTGGCTATTCACCCACATCAGCCACCACGACCGCGGCTTTATCGCCGTGGTGCAGAAACATCTGGCCGCGCGGCACGCCGAAAACGAAACAATAGCGGCGGAAGAAGCGGTCAACGCCGCCTTCGTCCGTCCGCGCCGCAGCGGCGGCGGTTTTGCCACCGTGGCCGACATGGAAGCCGACAGCCCGCAACATGCGCCAAAAGCGCAAGCCTGACCTTCCGGCAGACACAGCCGCTCCGCGAAAGGCCGTCTGAAAACCGCATCCGCGTTTTCAGACGGCCTCATATGTATATACTGCGCCCTGCATCTTTCCCATTTTGTTTCGCCCCGCCATCAACGGCGGCGGTTTTGTTTGCCCGAAACGCTTGTCCGCCAATATAATATGCGGCTTTTTTCCGCAGCCCCGCGCGGGGCTGTTCGATTCACCCTTTCGAGTTCCGTTTCAGCCGGTATCGAGTTTCTTTGGAGCATTGAAGATGACCACAGAATCCGCCGCCCAGCCCTATCTGCAAATCAGGGGGCTGGTGAAAAAATTCGGTGAAAACTTCGCCGTCAACCACATCAGCCTCAACATCGAACAGCACGAAATCTTCGCCCTGCTCGGCAGCTCCGGCTCGGGCAAATCCACCCTGCTGCGCATGCTGGCCGGCATGGAAACGCCCTCGGAGGGCAGCATCATCCTCGACGGCCAGGACATCACTGCCCTCGCCCCCTACGACCGCCCCATCAATATGATGTTCCAAAGCTACGCCCTCTTCCCGCACATGACGGTGGAGCAGAACATCGCCTTCGGCCTGAAACAGGACAAAGTCCCCGCCGCCGAAATCCGCGAACGCGTCGACGAAATGCTGCGCCTGGTGCAGATGGCCAAATACGCCAAACGCAAGCCGCACCAACTCTCCGGCGGCCAGCAGCAGCGCGTCGCACTCGCCCGCTCGCTGGCCAAACGCCCCAAACTGCTGCTTTTGGACGAACCCCTCGGCGCGCTCGACAAAAAACTGCGCCAGCAAACCCAGCTCGAACTGGTGAACACGCTGGAAAAAGTGGGTGTAACCTGCATCATGGTAACGCACGACCAGGAAGAAGCCATGACCATGGCCACCCGCGTGGCGATTATGTCCGACGGCGAATTGCAGCAGGTGGACACCCCCAGCAACATCTACGACTACCCCAACAGCCGCTTCACCGCCGAGTTCATCGGCGAAACCAACATCTTTGAAGGCACAGTCGCCCACAAAGACGACAGCCACGCCCTCATCGACTGCCCCGAACTGCCGAGCAAGGTGTACACCGACCAGAAATTCGAGGCGGAAAACGGCCAAACCGTGTGGGTGAGCATCCGCCCCGAAGACATCGACCTGCACAAGGAAAAACCCGCCCACCGCGACACCCACAACTGGGCCAAAGGCACGGTCAAAGACATCGCCTATCTGGGCAGCTACGCCATTTACCACGTGCAGACCGACAGCGGCCGCATCGTCAAAAGCCAAGTGCCCGCGCCCTACTGGTACGTGCGCAACCTCACCCCGCCGACCTGGGGCGACGAAGTGTATCTCGACTGGCCGGAAAACCAGCCCACCCCGCTGACCCGCTAGGAGACCCTCTGAAATGTCCGTCAACATCAAACGCCGCCTGCGCCCGGGGCGCAAATTCGTCATCGGCATCCCCTATGTCTGGCTGCTGCTGCTGTTTCTTGTGCCGTTTTTCATCGTGCTCAAAATCAGCTTCGCCGAACAGGACGTCAAAATCCCGCCCTACACCGACCTGTTTGTAACCGACCCCGCCACCGGCAAGCAAACCCTGCATCTGGTAACGCAGAACTACAAGGAAATCTTCCAAAACTTCGGCGGCACCCTCGCGCAGATGACCGGCCTCGCCCCCGCCGACGGCAACAGCAATATGTATTTGCGCACCTACTGGTCGTCGGTCAAAACCGCCTGCCTCACCACCCTCATCTGCCTCCTCATCGGCTACCCGATGGCCTACGCCATCTCCCGCGCCAAACCGGCCTACCGCAACGGCCTGCTGCTGGCCATCATGCTGCCGTTTTGGACCTCCTTCCTGCTGCGCGTCTACGCTTGGACGGGGCTGCTGAGCTTCAACGGCATCATCAACCATCTGCTGCAAAAATACGGCATCATCAGCGAGCCGCTGAACATGTTTTACAACGCCTTTTCCCTGCAACTGGTGATGGTGTACGCCTACCTCCCCTTCATGATCCTGCCGCTCTACACCCAGCTCACCAAGCTCGACCACCGCCTGCTCGAAGCCGCCTCCGACCTCGGCGCGGGACCGGTGAAATCATTCTTCACCATCACCCTGCCCCTGTCGAAAACCGGCATCATCGCCGGCTCCATGCTGGTGTTTGTGCCTGCCGTCGGCGAATTCGTCATCCCCGACCTCACCGCCGGCTCGGAAAACCTGATGATCGGCAAAGTGCTGTGGATGACCTTCTTCGACCAGAACAACTGGCCGCTGGCCTCCGCCCTGGCCGTCGTCATGGCCGTGCTGCTGGTCTTCCCCATCACCCTCTACCACCGCTACGAAAGCCGCCAACTCGAACAGGAAAGGGGAAAAAATGGCTAAACAACAAAATCTTTCATGGTTTCTCAAAGCCGCGCTCATCCTCGGGCTGGTCTTCCTCTACATCCCCCTCGTCGTGCTGGTCATCTACTCCTTCAACGACTCCAAACTCGTAACCGTCTGGGGCGGCTTCTCCACCAAATGGTACGCCAAGCTCCTGGACAACGACCAAATCCTCGACGCCGCCTGGCTCTCGCTGCGCATCGCCGTCAGCGCGTCGCTGGCCGCCGTCGTCCTCGGCACACTGGCCGGCTACGCCCTCGCCCGCATCAAACGCTTCCGGGGCAGCACCCTGTTTGCCGGCATGGTATCCGCGCCGATGGTCATGCCCGACGTCATCACCGGCCTCTCCATGCTGCTGCTCATCATGCAGGTGCAAACCCTGCTCAAAGGCATCTTCGGCAACGCCGACTGGCTGGGCAACGGCTTTTTCACCATCTTCCTCGGCCACACCACCCTGTGCATGGCCTACATCACCGTCCTCATCCGCGCCCGCCTGAGCGAACTCGACCAGTCGCTCGAAGAAGCCGCGATGGACTTGGGCGCGCGGCCGCTGAAAATCTTCTTCGTCATCACCCTGCCGCTCATCGCCCCCGCCATCGCCTCCGGCTTCCTGCTGGGCATCACCCTCTCGCTCGACGACTTGGTCATCACCTCCTTCCTCTCTGGCCCCGGCTCCTCCACCCTGCCGCAGGTCATCTTCTCCCGCGTCAAACTCGGCCTCGACCCGCAGATGAACGTACTGGCCACCATCATCATCGGCATCGTCGGTACACTCGTCATCCTGCTCAACTGGTACGTCATGCGCCAAACCACCCGCCGCGAACGCGAAGCCGCCGAAGCCGAACGGCAGGAAAAACTGGCGATGGAACAGGCACTGCACCACTGACCATAATCCTGCCGAGGCCGTCTGAAAAACCGCTTTTCAGAAACGTCATCCCCGCGTAGACGGGGACGGCCTGTTTCCCATCCGACCCATGCCAAACCCGACGCAGGGTGTGTGGCGCAGTAGTTGTAGCATTGGATGTCTCCGACCTACGGCACTAACCATAATCCTACTGAGGCCGTCTGAAAACCGTTTTTCAGACGGCCTTTCCAATTCATGCCAAGCCAAACGTAGGGTGTCTGGCGCAGCCACGCACGCGGTCTTGCCATGCAAAAGGCCGTCTGAAAACGCAGTTTCGGCACAGCCAAAACCTTTATCCCGTCATTCCCGCGCAGGCGGGAATCTTTTCTGCTGTTCAGCAATTCTTGAAGAAACAAACTGTTGCAAAACTCAGCCAAGATTCCCGCCTGCGCGGGAATGACGGCAGGAGGGAGGCTTCGTAGAGTGTGTCGCCCCAAGGCGACGCACGCGTTCCCTGCTGCCCAACGAATCCGTGCGTTTCCCCAA
The window above is part of the Neisseria bacilliformis genome. Proteins encoded here:
- a CDS encoding hemolysin family protein, which produces MTILQALFVLVLLITVSAFVSSAELSLASARKIKLQVMAKDGGDTRALDVLNMQQQPGSFITIVQIGLNAVAILAGIVGEAAVRPYFAAWFARFGTWGETTAPLLTFVLVTGSFILVADLMPKRLAITYPEAVAVRIVRPMMFLIFLLKPFVWIFDGLANAVFKLLKIPTVRQEQLTSEDIYAVVDAGAQAGVLKQQEHYLIENIFDMQARTVTSTMSTREYIAYFDKNDDSATVLEAMSEKPHNKFLVCDGDLERVIGYIESHTLLTLFLKEKSVRLTDKRVLRKALFIPDTLSLYDVLETFKTSGEDFAVVVNEYALVVGVVTLKDVMSIVMGELVNTEEEPQIIRRTEDTWLVDGATPLADVMRALDIEAFPNSENYETIAGFMMYSLRKIPKRTDFLVYGRYKFEIIDTENLKIDQLLVTRQDVAAD
- a CDS encoding ABC transporter permease subunit codes for the protein MSVNIKRRLRPGRKFVIGIPYVWLLLLFLVPFFIVLKISFAEQDVKIPPYTDLFVTDPATGKQTLHLVTQNYKEIFQNFGGTLAQMTGLAPADGNSNMYLRTYWSSVKTACLTTLICLLIGYPMAYAISRAKPAYRNGLLLAIMLPFWTSFLLRVYAWTGLLSFNGIINHLLQKYGIISEPLNMFYNAFSLQLVMVYAYLPFMILPLYTQLTKLDHRLLEAASDLGAGPVKSFFTITLPLSKTGIIAGSMLVFVPAVGEFVIPDLTAGSENLMIGKVLWMTFFDQNNWPLASALAVVMAVLLVFPITLYHRYESRQLEQERGKNG
- a CDS encoding DUF6796 family protein, which encodes MGKTDAAAEAERPSEKRGGHVIATQPLLAAGALAAVCWAAADMLLVGFVPAPEKYPLLSQTLAADLDGKADLALLMLDGSPERLFWGVLPATFSAALYLAAAFGVYRLMRRSGAAACCFALLFAAYALSPLGHAGFYYLGMSAQTLPSAAPADHALLLAQFAAFYRMLAVHWWASVGCAAAAFLILLVQALRGQTRLPCAAAWFNPLPVGLAVGLSCSLFPHSPVAAAVGGATFNLAQLVFFAAALWFGRRKGLEAV
- a CDS encoding FixH family protein; the protein is MTDRQQSKVWYKEPWPWLLMSGPLIVVVAAFATLWLAANNNSDLVSDDYYKDGKHIDLDIKRDSAAVERGINAQLLISPDGSAARVYVSGRFDDKVPLRLTLMHPAKKEFDQSIELQRSPAPKSGDKTEYTGRFAKLPPSKHWYVRLEDTARVWRVENKWIVGQGGAVSLNPMKNLAEAAGRQAGGAAH
- a CDS encoding ABC transporter ATP-binding protein encodes the protein MKMTTESAAQPYLQIRGLVKKFGENFAVNHISLNIEQHEIFALLGSSGSGKSTLLRMLAGMETPSEGSIILDGQDITALAPYDRPINMMFQSYALFPHMTVEQNIAFGLKQDKVPAAEIRERVDEMLRLVQMAKYAKRKPHQLSGGQQQRVALARSLAKRPKLLLLDEPLGALDKKLRQQTQLELVNTLEKVGVTCIMVTHDQEEAMTMATRVAIMSDGELQQVDTPSNIYDYPNSRFTAEFIGETNIFEGTVAHKDDSHALIDCPELPSKVYTDQKFEAENGQTVWVSIRPEDIDLHKEKPAHRDTHNWAKGTVKDIAYLGSYAIYHVQTDSGRIVKSQVPAPYWYVRNLTPPTWGDEVYLDWPENQPTPLTR
- the tpx gene encoding thiol peroxidase, giving the protein MSKVTLQGNPVEIGGSFPAAGAAAPALSLAAGDLSDKTLADFAGKRKVLNIFPSVDTNVCAQSVRTFNERASSLDNAVVLCISADLPFAQARFCGAEGLDNVVSLSTFRSSFARDWGVAIESGPLRGLTARAVVVLDENDKVLHAELVPEIAREPDYDAALTVL
- a CDS encoding bacteriohemerythrin, producing MAYFDWTPDLDSGIALVDEQHKILVRCINELHEANSRKDFAAEGKIIEDLIRYTVEHFTDEERLMDEAGYSLSKQHKAIHQRFVSKVGEMQQSHQAGQDIGQTLLDVLHSWLFTHISHHDRGFIAVVQKHLAARHAENETIAAEEAVNAAFVRPRRSGGGFATVADMEADSPQHAPKAQA
- the ccoG gene encoding cytochrome c oxidase accessory protein CcoG — protein: MAEPKKAEAANAAPQGEQPAAQSEKPAGKPAAKTAPAAKAKAAGKPKEQVIKLYEAGKRIHPKKAEGRFAKLRIAAILATQFVFYCIPWFNWSGRQAVLFDIPNRHFFIFGLSFGMADLIYLALLLIISAFGLFWWTTVAGRLWCGYACPQTVYTEIMLWIDHFVEGDRNKRMKLDKEPWNLRKIRIKFTKYLIIFAVCAWTGITFAGWFTPIREFVPAVFTMQAGGTALFAAAFYGFVTWLFAHQMREQVCKHMCPYARFQSAMFDPDTLIISYDTERGEPRGARKKTVARGETDLGDCINCTMCVQVCPVGIDIRDGLQYECIGCAACIDACDEVMDKMGYPRGLIRYTTENVLEHKYTDGDIKKQMLRPRVIGYGAVLAAAVVAFLIGVSTRQTLRVDIIKDRGVMVRENSKGWLENAYNLRIINNSEKPQTVTASVTGFDDIKLTGLPAGGIKIGSRETVTVPVQVSTIPEYADKGSHPIEFAFTYREDGRDGSRTITEKSNFIGE
- a CDS encoding MlaC/ttg2D family ABC transporter substrate-binding protein, with protein sequence MYRTSMLAALIAAAPVVQAAQNHPAQQQVQQNIDAVMDIVKNKSLNEEQRIRRVEQYADRFLDYERLSATAVGLPWRQFSAAQKQEFIRAFKDMIIAMYARSAMMNAERAEVKVLPKMTTHGNKTDVYSEIVTPSGKKYEVGYQLYQNGSVYKLYNIQVDGVSIVTVYRNQFGELIAQKGIDGMIGAVKNKSLKKAE
- a CDS encoding HlyD family secretion protein; amino-acid sequence: MNKAIWLLPAAALAAAGGFFYYRAQHASALPAGIASSNGRLELNRIDVASLYPGRVKTMQAEEGADVKAGDILAELSSDTSSSRLEEARAAELRQREAIQRAQAAGEQMRRTVARAEANIEAARQQQRVAKMEWDNARKMLSDNLVSPAEAERRRADYERAAAAVKAAEAAHAEAQSTVAQSRAAEAEAQAGAQQAAAAVKSAASANDDMNIRAPIAGRVEYKIAEVGSVVASGSKVVSLLDPTDVSMNIFLPNHDAGRLKVGGEARIRLDSVDAVFPAQIKFVATEAQFTPKSVETENERAKLMFKVKLKIPADTAAKYSGLLKGGMTGNGYVKTDANTAWPQDLAVRLPQ